Proteins encoded within one genomic window of Dehalococcoidales bacterium:
- a CDS encoding metal-dependent transcriptional regulator, whose translation MSTSTEEYLEALYTLSKESEPVSTSAVSRRLNIAPASVTEKMHKLTAEGYVNYSPYQGVTLTAKGYRLAEKMTRKHRLLERFLHDVLKIGKDKVHKEACEMEHALSDETARAMCQALKSPDSCPDDGQLIPPCDLGFSSCEECRKWGQDNPENISKRQTSVISMSSLKENQEGRISFIRGDNKVLRRLLDLGLTPETKIKVCRVSSLKGPVEIALRGSRLALGDEIARNVFVEKIAN comes from the coding sequence ATGAGCACGAGCACCGAAGAATACCTGGAAGCTTTATACACATTATCCAAGGAAAGCGAGCCGGTCAGCACCAGCGCCGTGTCCCGGCGGCTCAATATCGCCCCGGCCAGCGTCACCGAAAAGATGCACAAGCTTACCGCCGAGGGTTATGTCAACTACTCCCCTTACCAGGGCGTCACCCTCACCGCCAAAGGCTACCGCCTGGCGGAGAAAATGACGCGCAAGCACCGCCTGCTGGAAAGGTTCCTCCACGACGTGCTGAAAATAGGCAAGGACAAAGTACATAAAGAAGCCTGTGAGATGGAGCACGCCCTTTCCGACGAGACGGCGCGCGCCATGTGCCAGGCACTAAAATCACCGGACAGCTGCCCGGACGACGGACAGCTCATTCCCCCCTGCGACCTGGGGTTTTCCAGCTGCGAAGAATGCCGTAAGTGGGGGCAGGACAACCCGGAAAACATCAGCAAGCGCCAGACCAGCGTTATCTCCATGTCCTCCCTGAAAGAGAACCAGGAGGGGCGGATAAGCTTTATCCGGGGGGACAACAAAGTTTTGCGCCGCCTTTTAGACCTGGGGCTGACGCCGGAAACCAAGATTAAAGTCTGCCGCGTTTCCTCCCTCAAAGGCCCGGTGGAAATAGCTTTACGCGGCTCGCGGCTGGCACTGGGCGACGAGATTGCCCGCAACGTATTCGTGGAAAAAATAGCCAACTAG